In a single window of the Pseudomonas oryzihabitans genome:
- a CDS encoding ABC transporter substrate-binding protein, with amino-acid sequence MKRLLATLGLALLLGQAQAAPDLSGVTLVLGDQARGLRAMMEAAGTLEGAPYSYRWANFQGAAPLFEAQRVGAVDTSYAGDLPVLMAASGGVPLKLVATNVGYPQANGLLVQKDSPIRSVRDLKGRTVVVSSAKGSISQHLLYAALEEAGVKRDEVTVKFVLPTDASAAFNAGQIDAWATFDPYLGIAEQHGARLLRDGQGLTTALGFLTATPASLEDPAKRAAIADFAGRLAQARAWAVAHPQDYARVYAELTRLPEGAAVAISTRTSRGLRPVQPADLAAVQQVADLFSELQVLPKPVDVAALADASVFTQEAKP; translated from the coding sequence ATGAAGCGCTTACTCGCCACGCTGGGCCTGGCGCTGCTGCTAGGGCAGGCCCAGGCGGCGCCGGATCTCTCCGGGGTGACCCTGGTGCTGGGCGACCAGGCCCGCGGTCTGCGCGCCATGATGGAAGCCGCCGGGACCCTCGAAGGCGCGCCCTACAGCTATCGCTGGGCCAACTTCCAGGGCGCCGCGCCGCTGTTCGAGGCCCAGCGCGTCGGCGCGGTGGATACCTCCTACGCCGGGGACCTGCCGGTGCTGATGGCCGCGTCCGGCGGCGTGCCGCTCAAGCTCGTCGCCACCAATGTCGGCTATCCCCAGGCCAATGGCCTGCTGGTACAGAAGGATTCGCCGATCCGTTCGGTGAGGGACCTCAAGGGGCGCACCGTGGTGGTGTCCTCGGCCAAGGGCAGCATCTCCCAGCACCTGCTCTATGCCGCCCTCGAAGAGGCTGGCGTCAAGCGCGACGAGGTGACGGTCAAGTTCGTGCTGCCCACTGATGCCAGCGCCGCCTTCAATGCCGGGCAGATCGACGCCTGGGCCACCTTCGATCCCTATCTCGGCATCGCCGAGCAGCACGGCGCCCGGTTGCTGCGCGATGGCCAGGGGCTGACCACCGCGCTGGGCTTTCTCACCGCCACGCCAGCGTCGCTGGAGGACCCGGCCAAGCGCGCCGCCATCGCCGATTTCGCCGGGCGCCTGGCCCAGGCGCGGGCCTGGGCGGTCGCCCATCCGCAGGACTATGCCCGGGTCTACGCCGAGCTGACGCGCCTGCCGGAAGGTGCCGCGGTGGCTATTTCCACCCGCACCTCCCGTGGCCTGCGCCCCGTGCAGCCGGCGGACCTCGCTGCGGTACAGCAGGTGGCGGATCTCTTCAGCGAACTCCAGGTGCTGCCCAAACCGGTCGACGTCGCCGCCCTGGCCGATGCCAGTGTCTTTACCCAGGAAGCCAAACCATGA
- a CDS encoding ABC transporter substrate-binding protein, with protein MTLIRRTLLALPLLLAASSALAAEPLTLRIADQKGNMRAQLEAADGLRDLPGYRIQWAEFPAAAPLAEALNAGAVDAGIIGDGPLLFALAAGAPVKAIAVDKSDPYGTAVIVPRDSPLRSAADLKGKRIATGRGSIGHYIALKALDSVGLTARDVSFRFLGPVDAKMALANGSVDAWATWEPYTAQAEEVDGARVLVSGRGLWAGNSFLAATDTALADPAQRAALQDYLDRLAAAQRWGYAHLDGYAKTLAQIIGFPEAVARLQFERRQLHWEPIDPGVVADQQTAADFYHRSGLIPQRLEARATFAEGFRVSKPDEPRQAARE; from the coding sequence ATGACCCTCATCCGCCGTACCCTGCTGGCGCTACCGCTGCTGCTCGCCGCCAGTTCGGCCCTGGCCGCCGAGCCCCTGACCCTGCGCATCGCCGACCAGAAGGGCAACATGCGCGCCCAGTTGGAGGCGGCCGACGGCCTGCGCGACCTGCCGGGCTATCGCATCCAGTGGGCGGAATTTCCCGCCGCCGCGCCCCTGGCCGAAGCGCTTAATGCGGGCGCGGTGGATGCCGGCATCATCGGCGATGGCCCGCTGCTGTTCGCCCTGGCCGCTGGCGCGCCGGTCAAGGCCATCGCCGTGGACAAGTCCGATCCCTATGGCACGGCGGTGATCGTGCCACGCGACTCGCCACTGCGGAGCGCGGCCGATCTCAAGGGCAAGCGCATCGCCACCGGGCGCGGCTCCATCGGCCATTACATCGCGCTCAAGGCGCTGGATTCCGTGGGCCTGACCGCCCGGGACGTGAGCTTTCGCTTCCTTGGTCCGGTGGATGCCAAGATGGCCCTGGCCAATGGCTCGGTGGATGCCTGGGCGACCTGGGAGCCTTATACCGCCCAGGCCGAGGAGGTCGACGGCGCCCGGGTGCTGGTCAGTGGTCGCGGACTCTGGGCGGGCAACAGCTTCCTGGCCGCCACCGACACGGCCCTGGCCGATCCGGCCCAGCGCGCGGCGCTGCAGGACTACCTCGACCGTCTGGCCGCTGCCCAGCGCTGGGGCTACGCCCACCTCGATGGCTATGCCAAGACCCTGGCGCAGATCATCGGCTTTCCCGAGGCGGTGGCCCGGCTGCAATTCGAGCGCCGCCAGCTGCACTGGGAACCCATCGATCCTGGGGTGGTGGCCGACCAGCAGACAGCGGCGGACTTCTACCACCGCAGCGGCCTGATTCCGCAGCGTCTGGAGGCCCGGGCGACCTTCGCCGAGGGGTTCCGGGTAAGCAAGCCGGACGAGCCGCGGCAGGCGGCGCGGGAGTAG
- a CDS encoding ABC transporter substrate-binding protein, whose product MPLRLPFTRRPLALGLTVSLLIGLVAAPQVAQAEGTLRISEQFGVSYLILHVLRDQQLIEKHGKEEGVDIKVDWIKLSGGAAVNEAVLSGAVDVGSAGLGPLFTLWDRTHGRQNVKAVASLGAFPNYLVTNNPQVKTLADFTAKDRIAVPAVNVSVQSRFLQYAAAQAFGEKNWNRLDPLTVAVPHPDATAAVISGGTEIDSHFANPPFQEQELASGKVHRVLSSYDVLGGAVSPNLVFVTEKFRRDNPKTYKAFREALVEAGQIIEKDKATAARTYVKVEHSRLDPALIQRIIESPEVNFDTAPQNTLKLAQFMYRIGAIRNQPSAWQDYFFVDAPNQNGS is encoded by the coding sequence ATGCCCTTACGTCTTCCCTTCACCCGTCGTCCCCTGGCTTTGGGACTCACCGTAAGCCTGCTCATCGGGCTGGTCGCTGCACCCCAGGTGGCCCAGGCCGAGGGTACCCTGCGCATCTCCGAACAATTCGGCGTGTCCTACCTGATCCTGCATGTGCTGCGGGACCAGCAACTGATCGAGAAGCACGGTAAGGAAGAGGGCGTCGACATCAAGGTCGACTGGATAAAGCTGTCCGGTGGCGCAGCCGTCAACGAGGCGGTGCTGTCGGGCGCGGTGGACGTCGGCTCCGCCGGGCTCGGGCCGCTGTTCACGCTCTGGGACCGCACCCATGGTCGACAGAACGTCAAGGCCGTGGCCAGCCTGGGGGCCTTTCCCAACTACCTGGTCACCAACAACCCGCAGGTGAAGACCCTGGCCGATTTCACCGCCAAGGACCGCATCGCCGTGCCGGCGGTCAACGTCTCGGTGCAGTCGCGCTTCCTGCAGTACGCCGCCGCCCAGGCCTTTGGCGAGAAGAATTGGAATCGCCTGGATCCCCTGACCGTGGCGGTACCCCATCCGGATGCCACCGCGGCGGTGATCTCCGGCGGTACCGAGATCGACAGCCACTTCGCCAATCCGCCATTCCAGGAGCAGGAACTCGCCAGCGGCAAGGTGCACAGGGTGCTCAGTTCCTATGACGTGCTCGGCGGGGCCGTCTCGCCCAACTTGGTGTTCGTCACCGAGAAATTCCGCCGGGACAATCCCAAGACCTACAAGGCCTTCCGTGAGGCATTGGTCGAGGCCGGGCAGATCATCGAGAAGGACAAGGCCACCGCCGCCCGTACCTACGTGAAGGTCGAGCATTCCCGTCTCGATCCGGCGCTGATCCAGCGGATCATCGAAAGCCCCGAGGTCAACTTCGACACGGCGCCGCAGAACACCCTCAAGCTTGCCCAGTTCATGTACCGCATCGGGGCCATCCGCAACCAGCCCAGCGCCTGGCAGGACTATTTCTTCGTCGATGCGCCCAACCAGAACGGCAGCTGA
- a CDS encoding MetQ/NlpA family ABC transporter substrate-binding protein → MAIPSIFQRLGLLMASTTLALSAQAAEPQKIRLGINDSPQNAALERAAEVAREKGVEVEIVAFSDWNTPNLALAHGDIDVNYFQHQPFLDNANAQNGYGLVPIAYGVENKVGLYSKRVKSFAEVPDGATVAVADDPVNQGRGLHLYARAGLIQLRPDAGPKASLQDIVANPRHLKFIELPGPQLARVLDDVTLAQSYPSHILAAGTTDPNSALLFSDDEASGHRYALRFVTRPDKAADPAIRTFIQVFQNDPRVREAIAKAYGNPQLYSLAWLNRQEASR, encoded by the coding sequence ATGGCTATTCCTTCGATTTTTCAGCGCCTCGGGCTGCTCATGGCGAGCACGACCCTGGCACTGTCCGCCCAGGCCGCCGAGCCGCAGAAGATTCGCCTCGGCATCAACGACAGTCCGCAGAACGCCGCCCTGGAGCGTGCCGCCGAGGTGGCGCGGGAAAAGGGCGTGGAGGTGGAGATCGTCGCCTTCAGTGACTGGAACACGCCGAATCTGGCGCTCGCTCACGGCGACATCGACGTCAATTACTTCCAGCACCAGCCGTTCCTGGACAACGCCAACGCCCAGAACGGCTATGGCCTGGTGCCCATCGCCTATGGTGTGGAAAACAAGGTCGGCCTCTATTCCAAGCGCGTGAAGAGTTTCGCCGAGGTGCCGGACGGCGCCACCGTGGCGGTGGCCGACGACCCGGTCAACCAGGGGCGCGGGCTGCACCTCTATGCCCGCGCCGGTCTGATCCAGCTCAGGCCGGATGCCGGCCCAAAGGCGAGCCTGCAGGACATCGTCGCCAATCCCCGCCACCTCAAATTCATCGAGTTGCCCGGGCCGCAACTGGCGCGGGTACTGGACGACGTGACCCTGGCGCAGAGCTATCCCTCGCATATCCTCGCCGCGGGTACCACGGATCCCAACAGTGCCCTGCTGTTCAGTGACGACGAAGCCAGCGGTCACCGCTACGCCCTGAGGTTCGTGACCAGGCCAGACAAGGCCGCCGACCCGGCGATCCGCACCTTCATCCAGGTGTTCCAGAACGATCCGCGGGTGCGCGAGGCCATCGCCAAGGCCTATGGCAATCCGCAGCTCTACAGCCTGGCCTGGCTGAATCGGCAGGAGGCCTCGCGATGA
- a CDS encoding methionine ABC transporter ATP-binding protein: MTSALRHSPAPQILAEPERLAVQEHLRLTGVQKVYTGGAVPVTALADIDLSIARGEIFGIIGRSGAGKSSLIRTLNRLEDVSAGQVLVDGVDIGALKGDRLVALRRRIGMIFQHFNLLASQTVLENLALPLKAAGFRRDEIEARARELLELVGLQGKEQVYPSRLSGGQKQRVGIARALMLKPELLLCDEATSALDPETTQSILALLQDINRRLGLTIVLITHEMAVIRQICDRVVVLEHGRIVEQGPVWQLFGAPQAEATRALLAPFSAQLPADLANRLSASRQPGARTVLELSYDGQGEEPDFQALDHALGAPLELLHGGIDRIQGRALGRLLVATTAHERRLAAFLGQPGLFARAKVLGYV; this comes from the coding sequence ATGACCAGTGCACTGCGTCACTCTCCAGCACCGCAGATTCTTGCCGAACCCGAGCGCCTGGCCGTACAGGAGCATCTGCGTCTGACCGGGGTGCAGAAGGTCTACACCGGCGGCGCGGTGCCGGTCACGGCCCTGGCGGACATCGACCTCAGCATCGCCCGTGGCGAGATCTTCGGCATCATCGGCCGCAGCGGCGCGGGCAAGTCCAGCCTGATCCGCACCCTCAACCGTCTGGAGGATGTCAGCGCCGGCCAGGTGCTGGTCGACGGCGTCGACATAGGCGCCCTGAAGGGCGACCGGCTGGTGGCGCTGCGGCGACGCATTGGCATGATCTTCCAGCACTTCAATCTGCTGGCCTCGCAGACGGTGCTGGAGAACCTGGCGCTGCCGCTCAAGGCCGCTGGCTTTCGCCGCGACGAGATCGAAGCCCGGGCCCGGGAATTGCTGGAACTGGTGGGCCTGCAAGGCAAGGAGCAGGTCTATCCATCCCGTCTGTCCGGCGGCCAGAAGCAGCGGGTGGGCATCGCCCGTGCCCTGATGCTCAAGCCCGAGCTGCTGCTCTGCGACGAGGCTACCTCGGCGCTGGACCCGGAGACCACCCAGTCGATCCTGGCATTGCTGCAGGACATCAATCGGCGCCTGGGCCTGACCATCGTGCTCATCACCCACGAGATGGCGGTGATCCGCCAGATCTGCGACCGGGTGGTGGTACTGGAGCACGGCCGCATCGTCGAGCAGGGACCGGTGTGGCAACTCTTCGGCGCGCCCCAGGCGGAGGCCACCCGTGCACTGCTGGCACCGTTCTCCGCACAGTTGCCAGCGGATCTCGCCAATCGGCTGAGTGCCAGCCGCCAACCTGGTGCGCGGACAGTGCTCGAACTGAGCTACGACGGCCAGGGTGAGGAGCCCGACTTCCAGGCGCTGGACCACGCGCTTGGCGCGCCGCTGGAATTGCTGCATGGCGGTATCGATCGCATCCAGGGGCGAGCCCTGGGCCGCTTGCTGGTAGCCACGACAGCGCACGAGCGGCGTTTGGCCGCCTTTCTTGGGCAACCTGGGCTGTTCGCCCGCGCGAAGGTACTGGGTTATGTCTGA
- a CDS encoding methionine ABC transporter permease, whose translation MSEFMLKALWKAFLDTLTMVSVSAAIVWFAGIALAVVLVTTGRGAIFAAPTLNRVLGTVVNAFRATPFIILLVALIPLTRLITGTTIGVWAAVVPITLSATPFFARIAEVSLREVGGGVIEAAQALGCERRHIVFNVLLPEALPGIIGGFTVTLVAMIGASAMAGAIGAGGLGDLAIRYGYQRYDTQVMAVVIAILVMLVCGIQFIGDRYVRHLRAR comes from the coding sequence ATGTCTGAGTTCATGCTCAAGGCGCTGTGGAAGGCCTTCCTCGATACCCTGACCATGGTCAGCGTGTCCGCGGCCATCGTCTGGTTCGCCGGCATCGCCCTGGCGGTGGTGCTGGTCACCACCGGGCGCGGCGCCATCTTCGCCGCGCCCACCCTCAACCGGGTGCTGGGCACGGTGGTCAACGCCTTTCGCGCCACGCCCTTCATCATCCTGCTGGTGGCTCTGATCCCGCTGACGCGGCTGATCACCGGTACCACCATCGGCGTCTGGGCGGCGGTGGTTCCCATCACCCTCAGCGCCACGCCGTTCTTCGCTCGTATCGCCGAGGTCAGCCTGCGCGAAGTTGGCGGTGGGGTAATCGAGGCGGCCCAGGCGCTGGGCTGCGAGCGGCGCCACATCGTCTTCAACGTGCTGTTGCCCGAGGCGCTGCCCGGCATCATCGGTGGCTTCACCGTGACCCTGGTAGCCATGATCGGCGCCTCGGCCATGGCCGGCGCCATCGGCGCGGGCGGGTTGGGCGACCTGGCCATCCGCTACGGCTACCAGCGCTACGACACCCAGGTGATGGCCGTGGTGATCGCCATCCTGGTGATGCTGGTATGCGGTATCCAGTTCATCGGCGACCGCTACGTGCGGCACCTGCGGGCTCGTTAG
- a CDS encoding GntR family transcriptional regulator — translation MSAAVPAPLDDSRTAARYAMIRSALREAILAGRAAPGLVLVEAPLAQLFGTSRVPVRQALTLLQEEGLIRRFEGRGYLIDPVGTAGEPQRQPLTRQLLGLDSSDELIDTRSLGERVGDEIAACVSHAMLFGHFRLDEQPAADHLGVSRAVVREALMRLHDRGLVEKEPYGQWLAGPLTAQAIRDDYEIRALLEPEALLQTAPGLARSELLDMLERLEQLGDQPAPTSWAAVERIEADLHGRCLAGLRNRKLAQLIAHSQSPLNVSRIFHQSLGTPLDEAVLVEHRLVLESLLVGSPDAAASQLRNHLLRGRDRTLQRLKVLSVLPDPELPSYLERLS, via the coding sequence ATGTCGGCAGCAGTCCCCGCCCCCCTCGATGACAGTCGTACCGCCGCGCGCTACGCGATGATCCGCAGTGCACTGCGCGAAGCCATCCTGGCCGGCCGTGCGGCGCCGGGGCTGGTGCTGGTCGAGGCGCCGCTGGCGCAACTGTTCGGCACCAGCCGGGTACCGGTGCGCCAGGCGCTGACGCTGCTGCAGGAGGAAGGCCTGATTCGCCGCTTCGAGGGGCGCGGCTACCTGATCGATCCGGTCGGTACCGCGGGCGAGCCGCAGCGTCAGCCGCTGACGCGGCAGTTGCTCGGCCTGGACAGCAGCGACGAATTGATCGATACGCGCTCCCTGGGCGAGCGGGTCGGCGACGAAATCGCCGCCTGCGTCAGCCACGCCATGCTCTTCGGCCATTTCCGGCTGGACGAGCAGCCGGCTGCCGACCACCTGGGCGTCAGTCGCGCCGTGGTCCGCGAAGCCCTGATGCGCCTGCACGATCGCGGCCTGGTGGAAAAGGAGCCCTATGGCCAGTGGCTGGCCGGCCCCCTCACCGCCCAGGCCATCCGCGACGACTACGAGATCCGCGCGCTCCTGGAACCCGAGGCGCTGTTGCAGACCGCGCCGGGGCTGGCGCGCAGCGAACTGCTGGATATGCTCGAACGGCTCGAGCAACTGGGCGACCAGCCCGCCCCCACTTCCTGGGCGGCGGTGGAGCGCATCGAGGCGGATCTGCATGGGCGCTGCCTGGCCGGTCTGCGCAATCGAAAGCTGGCCCAGCTCATCGCTCACAGCCAGAGTCCGCTGAATGTGTCACGCATCTTCCACCAGTCGCTCGGCACCCCGCTGGACGAGGCGGTGCTGGTGGAGCATCGCCTGGTGCTGGAATCCCTGCTGGTGGGCAGTCCCGATGCGGCGGCCAGCCAGTTGCGCAACCACCTCCTGCGCGGCCGCGACCGCACCCTGCAGCGGCTCAAGGTACTGTCGGTGCTGCCCGACCCGGAACTGCCGTCCTATCTGGAGCGCCTCAGCTAA
- a CDS encoding amidase encodes MMESAQALAMDAVGLGEAYAAGTLDPVAVFEAALGCAQSSSSVFITLTMARGRAEALASRERWRAGQPRSPLDGVPLAWKDLFDLQGEITTCGAELRRAASPATIDAVMVQRLSQAGLVSLGKVNLSEFAYSGIGLNPHFGTPANPWASGEVRIPGGSSSGSAVAVAAGIVPLALGTDTAGSVRLPAALNGLVGYRPSLGRYPAAGIFPLAASYDAPGPLARSLRDVQCLDHLLVGGAARPLPAATDLRVVLDVSVLDDARIEPAVRANLLAAAERLARAGVSVERRARTVFAEALEFLAEEGWPGAVEAFALHRDVLDGPDAAHLDPRVRQRLERARALPVDHLAVLHERRDQLRARFAAEFAEALLLVPTVSRVAPLLAPLEADADLFAATNLELLRLTMAGSLLGAPGVSLPSGRDAQGLPTGLLLVAPAAADERLLDAATILEAQLRV; translated from the coding sequence ATGATGGAATCCGCTCAAGCCCTGGCAATGGATGCGGTCGGTCTCGGTGAAGCCTATGCCGCCGGGACCCTCGATCCGGTCGCGGTATTCGAAGCGGCCCTGGGATGCGCCCAGTCTTCCTCTTCCGTCTTCATCACCCTGACGATGGCACGCGGTCGCGCCGAAGCCCTGGCTTCCAGGGAGCGCTGGCGCGCTGGGCAGCCGCGTTCCCCGTTGGATGGCGTACCCCTGGCCTGGAAGGACCTCTTCGATCTGCAGGGAGAGATCACCACCTGCGGTGCCGAACTTCGCCGCGCAGCGTCGCCTGCCACGATCGATGCCGTCATGGTCCAGCGCCTGAGCCAGGCTGGGCTGGTCAGCCTGGGCAAGGTCAATCTCAGCGAGTTCGCCTATTCCGGCATCGGCTTGAATCCCCATTTCGGTACGCCCGCCAACCCGTGGGCGAGCGGCGAGGTGCGTATCCCGGGAGGCTCCTCTTCCGGTTCGGCGGTGGCCGTCGCCGCGGGGATCGTACCCCTGGCCCTCGGCACCGACACTGCCGGGTCGGTACGCCTGCCGGCCGCCCTCAATGGCCTGGTGGGCTATCGCCCCAGCCTGGGTCGCTATCCGGCGGCTGGCATCTTTCCGTTGGCCGCCTCCTATGACGCGCCGGGTCCGCTGGCGCGCAGCCTGCGTGACGTGCAGTGCCTGGATCACCTGCTGGTGGGCGGCGCTGCTCGACCGCTGCCGGCGGCAACGGATCTGCGGGTGGTGCTGGATGTGAGCGTGCTGGACGATGCCCGGATAGAGCCGGCGGTGCGAGCCAATCTGCTGGCCGCCGCCGAGCGGCTGGCCCGTGCCGGGGTGAGTGTGGAGCGCCGCGCTCGTACGGTCTTTGCCGAGGCCCTGGAGTTTCTCGCCGAGGAAGGCTGGCCAGGTGCGGTGGAGGCCTTCGCGCTGCACCGCGACGTGCTCGACGGTCCCGACGCCGCGCACCTGGATCCGCGGGTACGGCAGCGCCTGGAGCGTGCGCGGGCGTTGCCGGTCGACCATCTGGCCGTTCTGCATGAACGCCGCGATCAGCTGCGGGCGCGCTTTGCCGCCGAATTCGCCGAGGCCCTGCTGCTGGTGCCGACAGTGAGCCGCGTGGCGCCGCTGCTGGCCCCTCTGGAAGCCGACGCTGATCTGTTCGCCGCCACCAATCTGGAGCTGCTGCGCCTGACCATGGCCGGGAGCCTGCTCGGTGCGCCTGGCGTATCGCTACCGAGCGGCCGCGATGCCCAGGGCCTGCCCACCGGCCTGCTGCTGGTGGCCCCGGCGGCGGCGGACGAGCGCCTGCTCGATGCCGCCACGATCCTGGAAGCTCAGCTCCGCGTCTGA
- a CDS encoding polysaccharide deacetylase family protein, whose protein sequence is MAKEIFVSIGVDVDAVAGWLGSYGGEDSPDDISRGLFAGEVGAPRLLKLFERYGLKTTWFIPGHSVETFPEQMQAVAAAGHEIGIHGYSHENPIAMTPEQEEAVLDRSIELITTLAGKRPTGYVAPWWEFSRVTNELLLKKGIKYDHSLMHNDFSPYYVRVGDSWTKIDYSQQPESWMKPLVRGQETDLVEIPANWYLDDLPPMMFIKKAPNSHGFVNPRHLEEMWRDQFDWVYREMDYAVFPITIHPDVSGRPQVLLMLERLIEHIQGHAGVHFATMDEIADDFLRRQPRQR, encoded by the coding sequence ATGGCCAAAGAAATCTTCGTTTCCATCGGCGTCGACGTCGACGCGGTGGCAGGCTGGCTCGGCTCCTACGGCGGCGAGGATTCGCCCGATGACATCTCCCGCGGGTTGTTCGCCGGCGAGGTGGGGGCGCCGCGGCTGCTCAAGCTGTTCGAGCGCTACGGCCTCAAGACCACCTGGTTCATTCCGGGGCATTCGGTGGAAACCTTTCCCGAACAGATGCAGGCGGTGGCCGCGGCAGGTCACGAGATCGGCATCCACGGCTACAGCCACGAGAATCCCATCGCCATGACCCCCGAGCAGGAAGAGGCGGTGCTGGACAGGTCCATCGAGCTGATCACCACCTTGGCCGGCAAGCGGCCCACCGGCTACGTGGCGCCCTGGTGGGAATTCAGCCGGGTCACCAACGAGCTGCTGCTGAAAAAAGGCATCAAGTACGACCACAGCCTGATGCACAACGACTTCAGTCCCTATTACGTGCGGGTGGGCGACAGCTGGACCAAGATCGACTACAGCCAGCAGCCCGAGAGCTGGATGAAGCCCCTGGTGCGCGGCCAGGAAACCGACCTGGTGGAGATCCCGGCCAACTGGTACCTCGACGACCTGCCGCCGATGATGTTCATCAAGAAGGCACCCAACAGCCACGGCTTCGTCAATCCGCGCCATCTGGAAGAGATGTGGCGCGACCAGTTCGACTGGGTCTATCGCGAGATGGACTATGCCGTCTTCCCCATCACCATCCACCCCGATGTCTCGGGGCGGCCGCAGGTGCTGCTGATGCTCGAACGCCTGATCGAGCACATCCAGGGTCACGCCGGAGTGCATTTCGCCACCATGGACGAGATCGCCGACGACTTCCTGCGGCGCCAGCCGCGCCAGCGCTAA
- a CDS encoding MFS transporter — protein sequence MTLPAASPLHTETTAAWKPQQLSSGDVRYATWIAFFAWVFAVYDFILFGTLLPVMGGHFNWSEAEQAELATWVALGGAIIAFAIGPLVDRIGRRGGIIVTIGGTALCSALTALCAGMGKVPLVLVRSVAGLGYAEEGVNATYLTEVYAASDDPRLIRRRGFIYSLVQSGWPIGALIAAGLTALLLPHIGWQGCFVFAAVPAFVIAVLARKLKESPQFQVHARIQRLRREGQEQDARALAHEYGVDYEEHAKAGVAMAFKGQALRPTLVLSLAILLNWSAIQVFSVLGTSVIVSVHKLSFENSLWILVLSNAVGFIGYLFHGWLGDRIGRRNTVALGWMCGGVAFFAMLQAPSQLVPVVALYSLGLFFLTGPYSAMLFFMGESFPTSIRATGGAIVHAMGPIGAILAGLGITSVLGSGGEWHSAALWFGALPCFLSGLVMWAARHVEPTSLK from the coding sequence ATGACCCTCCCTGCCGCCAGCCCGCTCCATACGGAAACCACCGCTGCCTGGAAACCGCAGCAACTGTCTTCCGGTGATGTCCGCTATGCCACCTGGATCGCCTTCTTCGCCTGGGTGTTCGCCGTGTACGATTTCATCCTGTTCGGCACCCTGCTGCCGGTGATGGGTGGGCACTTCAACTGGAGCGAGGCCGAGCAGGCCGAACTCGCCACCTGGGTGGCGCTGGGTGGGGCCATCATCGCCTTCGCCATCGGCCCGCTGGTGGACCGGATCGGTCGCCGCGGCGGCATCATCGTCACCATCGGCGGCACCGCCCTGTGCTCGGCGTTGACCGCGCTCTGTGCCGGCATGGGCAAGGTGCCATTGGTGCTGGTTCGCTCGGTCGCTGGCCTGGGCTACGCGGAGGAGGGGGTCAACGCCACCTACCTGACCGAGGTCTATGCCGCCTCCGACGATCCGCGGCTGATCCGGCGCCGGGGCTTCATCTACAGCCTGGTGCAGAGCGGCTGGCCGATCGGCGCCCTGATCGCCGCCGGGCTCACTGCCTTGCTGCTGCCCCACATTGGCTGGCAGGGCTGCTTCGTGTTCGCCGCCGTGCCGGCCTTCGTCATCGCGGTGCTGGCGCGCAAGCTCAAGGAGTCTCCGCAATTCCAGGTGCACGCCCGCATCCAGCGTCTGCGGCGCGAAGGCCAGGAGCAGGACGCCCGTGCCTTGGCCCACGAATACGGCGTGGACTACGAAGAGCACGCCAAGGCCGGCGTGGCCATGGCCTTCAAGGGCCAGGCGCTGCGCCCGACCCTGGTCTTGAGCCTGGCCATCCTGCTCAACTGGTCGGCGATCCAGGTGTTCAGCGTGCTGGGGACCTCGGTGATCGTCAGCGTGCACAAGCTCAGCTTCGAGAACTCGCTGTGGATCCTGGTGCTGTCCAACGCCGTCGGCTTCATCGGCTACCTGTTCCATGGCTGGCTGGGCGATCGCATCGGTCGGCGCAACACCGTGGCCCTCGGCTGGATGTGCGGCGGCGTGGCCTTCTTCGCCATGTTGCAGGCGCCGAGCCAGTTGGTACCAGTGGTGGCGCTCTACAGCCTGGGGCTGTTCTTTCTCACCGGGCCCTATTCGGCCATGTTGTTCTTCATGGGCGAAAGCTTTCCCACCAGCATCCGTGCCACGGGTGGCGCCATCGTCCACGCCATGGGGCCGATCGGCGCCATCCTCGCCGGCCTCGGCATCACCAGCGTTCTCGGCAGCGGTGGCGAGTGGCACAGCGCCGCGCTCTGGTTCGGTGCCCTGCCGTGCTTTCTCTCCGGCCTGGTGATGTGGGCCGCGCGCCACGTCGAACCCACCAGCCTCAAATGA